A window from Solanum stenotomum isolate F172 chromosome 7, ASM1918654v1, whole genome shotgun sequence encodes these proteins:
- the LOC125871186 gene encoding uncharacterized protein LOC125871186 yields MDSYSYAFSSCNNSSSTYPQQEQKKNKKLASYHSSLHGVRRLPLKPMTKLPIAPLPPTPPKIYRVEPNDFKDVVQMLTSSPEFQSLSNNSISRSDSGSGSSSFNSRRLQDIAPPPLDLSPVSLQRSNNNNNNNDDVLAQWREFLLPSSSTNDDQFEVCVDSTMFEAQERSHVTPRIPSENYFGSCSPLANFPLSPASFAWCSSILFSPGTLTSPSAVQII; encoded by the coding sequence TTCCTCTTCAACATATCCACaacaagaacaaaagaaaaataaaaaattagccTCATATCATTCCTCACTTCATGGAGTTAGAAGGCTCCCATTAAAACCAATGACTAAACTACCAATTGCACCTTTGCCACCAACACCTCCTAAAATATATAGAGTTGAACCTAATGATTTCAAGGATGTTGTCCAAATGCTCACTTCATCTCCCGAGTTTCAATCTCTCTCTAATAATTCTATCTCTCGTTCTGATTCTGGCTCTGGCTCTAGTTCTTTTAATTCGAGGCGTTTACAGGATATTGCTCCTCCTCCACTTGATCTCTCACCAGTTTCATTACAAAgaagtaacaacaacaacaataataatgatgatgttCTTGCACAATGGCGCGAGttccttcttccttcttcttctacaaACGACGACCAATTTGAGGTGTGTGTTGATTCAACAATGTTTGAAGCACAAGAAAGATCACATGTAACGCCTCGGATCCCATCAGAAAATTATTTTGGATCGTGTAGTCCATTGGCTAATTTTCCTCTATCGCCTGCTTCTTTTGCATGGTGTTCTTCTATTCTTTTTAGCCCGGGTACACTTACTTCACCAAGCGCGGTTCAAATCATATGA